CACGATCAAGTCGGCATAGCGGCGGATCGGCGAGGTGAAGTGGGCGTACTTCATCAGGTTCAGGCCAAAATGCCCGATATTGTCGGGGCTGTAGATCGCCTGGCTCTGCGAGCGCAGCACCATCTCGTTGACCATGGTCTGATGCGCTGTGCCCTCGGCTTTCGCGAGAATGCCGTTGAAGCTGTTGGCGCGCACGTTGCCGCCCTTGGCAAGTGAAATGCCGAGGGTGGCGAGGAATTCGCGCAGCACTTCCTGCTTGGCGAGCGTCGGGCCATCGTGAATACGATAGATCAGCACCTGCTTCCGCTTTTCCAGCGTTTCTGCCGCGGCGACGTTCGCCTGGATCATCATCTCTTCGATGAGCTTGTGCGCGTCGAGGCGCGGCGGCACGAAGACGCGATCGACGGTGCCATCCGGCTTCAGCAGGATCTTGCGCTCCGGCATGTCGAGCTCGAGCGGCTGGCGCCGGTCGCGGCCCTTTTTCAGAATCTCATAGGCGTGCCAGAGCGGCTTCAGGATCGGCTCCAGCATCGGTCCGGTCTTGTCGTCGGGCCTGCCGTCGATCGCTGCCTGCGCCTGCTGGTAGGAAAGCTTGGCTGCGCTCTTCATCATGACGCGATGGAAGGTATGGCCGGCCTTGCGGCCTTCCTTGGAAAAGATCATTCGAACCGCAAGGGCAGGGCGGTCGACGCCTTCCTTCAGCGAGCAGAGATCGTTGGAGATGCGCTCCGGCAGCATCGGCACGACGCGATCGGGAAAATAGACCGAATTGCCGCGCTTCAGCGCCTCGCGGTCGAGCGGCGAGTTCGGGCGCACGTACCAGGAGACGTCGGCGATGGCGACTGTGACGATCACGCCGTCCGGATTGTCGGGCGAGGGATCCATTTCGGCATAGACGGCGTCGTCATGGTCCTTGGCGTCGGCCGGGTCGATTGTTATCAGCGGCAGGCTGCGCCAATCCTCGCGATGGGACATGGTCGCCGGCTTGGCGGCATCGGCCTCCGCAATCACGGGAGCCGGAAATACATGCGGAATTCCATGCGCATGGATGGCGATCATCGAGATCGCCTTTTCCGAGGCGACGGAGCCGATGACCGACAAGACCTTGGCACGCTGCAGGCCGAAGCGGCCGAGACGTGCCACTTCGACTTCGACCAGATCACCGTCCTTGGCGCCACCGGTATAATCGGGGTCGATCACCATCTCCTCGCCGCGCCGTTCGATCGGCATGAGACGGCCGCCGCCGCCCGGCGTTTCGCGGAAGACGCCCATGGAGGCACCCTGCCGCTTGTCGATGACCTTGATGATGCGGGCCGTATAGGCCGGGCCACCACGATCCACGGCCGAGAAGATCTTCGCGAGGATGCGGTCACCCATGCCGGCGACGGGTGCCTTACCCTTGCCGTTGCGGCCAGCCGGCGAGGAAGACTGCTTGATCAACACGGCAGGCGCGACGCCATTTTCCTCAGCCCATTCCGCGGGGCGGCCGATCAGCATGCCATCTTTGTCGCGAGTCGTGATGTCGAGAACGGCAATCGGCGGCAGCGCGCCGGGGCGGATGAGCGATTTGCGGCTCTTCTGCACCATGCCTTCTTCTTCGAGTTCGCGCAGTAATTCCTTCAATGCGACGCGGCTCTCGCCCTTCAGGCCGAAGGCTTTGGCGAGCTCGCGTTTGGACGCCTGCTGCGGATGATCGGCGATGAAGCGCAGGATGACCTCGCGTGGCGGTAACTCGCCGTGGATGATCGCCATCATCGGCTCGGCGTTCTCGCCCCGCTTGGTCGCGCGACCAGACTTGCCGGGGCGTCGCTCCGACGATGAAATCCTACCGCGCGGTTCTCTGCTCACTCTGCACTCTTCTTTTTCGCTGCCGTCTTGGCCGCAGGCTTCTTTGCAGCAGCCTTGGGCTTGGCGGTCGTTTTCGTCGCTTTTGCGCCGGCTGCCGCGGTCTTTGCCTTGGCAGGCGCCTTCTTGGTGGCGCCGCCGCTCCTGCCCGCCTTGGCAGCGATCAGAGCCAGGGCTTCCTCGACCGTGATCGCCTGCGGATCCGTGCCCTTCGGCAGCGTCGCATTGACCTTGCCCCAGTTGACATAGGGGCCGTATTTGCCGTCGCGAACGGTGATCGCGCCGCCGCCATCCGGATGCTCGCCGAGTTCCTTCAGTGCTGCCGGGGTGCCGCCGCGCGCCTTGCCGCCTGCCTTATTCTGCTTTTCGGCGAGAACGGTGACAGCGCGGTTCAGACCGACGGTGAAGACATCCTCGACGCTTTCGAGGTTGGCGTAGCTGCCGTCGTGCAGCAGAAACGGCCCATAGCGGCCGATGCCAGAAGAGATCATCTTACCGGTCTCGGGGTGCTTGCCGATATCGCGTGGCAGCGAAATCAGCGCCATCGCCTTCTCATAATCGATATCCTCGGGCTTCCAGCCGCGTGGCAGCGATGCACGCTTGGCGTCCTTGCCGTCGCCGCGCTGGATGTATGGCCCAAAACGGCCCGAACGTAGCGTCAGCTCTTCACCGGTCACCGGATCGGCGCCGAGCGCCTTCGGCTCGTTCAACCCGTTGGATTCCGCCTCTGCGCCGCCCTCCGACGAAAGCTGGCGGGTATAATTGCATTCCGGATAGTTCGAGCAGCCGACGAAGGCGCCGTATTTGCCGAGCTTCAGCGAAAGATTGCCCGTACCGCAGACCTGGCAGACGCGCGGATCGCTGCCGTCCTCACGCTTCGGGAAGACGAGTGGTGCCAGCGCATCATTCAGAGCGTCGAGGACGTTGGTGACCCGCAGCTCCTTTGTGTCCTCGATCTGGGCGAAGAAATCGCGCCAGAAGTCGCGAAGCACGTCCTTCCAGTTCAGCTCGCCCGCCGAAATGCGGTCGAGCTTCTCTTCCAGATCGGCCGTGAAATCATACTCCACATACTTGGTGAAGAAGCTTTCGAGGAAAGCCGTCACCAGCCGTCCCTTGGCCTGCGGCACCAGCTTGCGCTTGTCTATGGTCACATAGTCGCGGTCGCGCAGGGTTGCGAGCGTCGCCGCATAGGTGGAGGGGCGGCCGATGCCGAGCTCTTCCATCTTCTTGATCAGCGACGCTTCCGAATAGCGCGGCGGCGGTTCGGTGAAATGCTGGGTCGAGTTGATCTTCTGCTTGGCGAGATTTTCGCGTGCGTTGATCTCCGGCAGGCGGCCGCCTTCGTCGCTGTCGTCGCTCTGCTCGCCATCTTCCTTCTGATCGGTATAGGCGGCGATAAAGCCGTCGAAACGGATGACGGAGCCGACGGCGCGCAGGCCGGCCTTCTTGCCGGCATTGTCAGCAAGGATTTCGACGGTTGTGCGCTCGATTTCAGCCGATGCCATCTGGCTGGCGATGCCGCGCTTCCAGATCAGGTCGTAGAGCTTCAGCTGATCGTCATCGAGGAATTTGCGGATACGGTCCGGCACGCGATCGAAGTCGGTCGGGCGGATCGCTTCGTGCGCTTCCTGGGCATTCTTTGCCTTGGTGGAATAGAAGCGTGCCTTTTCCGGCAGATAGCGGTCGCCGAACTGGTTGGCTATGGCGTGGCGTGCCGCATCGATCGCTTCCGGCGCCATCTGAACGCCGTCGGTACGCATATAAGTGATGAGACCGACGGTTTCGCCGCCGATGTCGACGCCTTCATACAGCTTCTGTGCCACCTGCATGGTGCGCGAGGCCGAGAAGCCGAGCTTCGACGATGCGGCCTGCTGCAGTGTCGAGGTCGTAAAGGGCGGGCTCGGATTGCGCTTGACCGGCTTTGCCTCGACCGTGTCGACGATATAAGAGGCGCCTTCCAGCAAGGCCTTCAGCCTGCCGGCTTCTTCGCCGTTGCCGATCGCCCGCGGCTGCAGGCGCTTGCCGTCGGCGGAGACCAGACGCGCTTCGAATTCGTCGCCGCGCGGCGTCTTCAGGATGGCCGAGAGATTCCAGTATTCTTCCGAGATAAAGCGTTCGATCTCCGACTCGCGATCGCAAACGAGGCGAAGTGCTACGGATTGAACGCGACCGGCCGAGCGAGCGCCGGGCAGCTTGCGCCAGAGCACCGGCGACAGGTTGAAGCCGACGAGATAATCAAGGGCGCGGCGGGCGAGGTAGGCGTCCACCAGCGGTACGTCGATGTCGCGCGGCTCAGCCATGGCGTCGAGCACAGCCTTCTTGGTGATGGCATTGAAGACCACACGCTTCACCGGCTTGCCGTTGATGACGCGCTTCTTGTTCAGTACGTCGAGCACATGCCAGGAAATGGCTTCACCCTCGCGATCCGGGTCGGTCGCGAGAATTAGACCGTCGGAGGTTTTAAGCGCGTCGGCGATGTCTTTGATGCGCTTTTGCGAGGCACCATCGACTTCCCACAGCATTTCGAAATCCTGATCCGGCAGCACCGAACCGTCTTTGGCGGGCAGGTCGCGCACATGGCCGAAGGAAGCAAGAACCTTATATCCGGGTCCCAGATATTTATTGATTGTCTTGGCCTTGGCAGGCGATTCCACCACTACAACGTTCATCATCAAGTCTCTGAATAAGAGGTCGCGCCGGTATAAGGCGCGGGAGATACCGGGTTTTTCCGTCTTCCCGGCCCTCCGACATGGACAGGGAAATCGTCGCGGTCAAGAGGCTACTGCATAATTCCTTAAATCGGAATCGATTGAAGGACAAAATTATGCAGCACCTTTAACGTGTTACAGCGACCTTCGCGCGTCATTATGTGACGCGCGGCGCTGTAATGCGGTTTTTGCGCTTGGCGCGACGATGCGATGCTTAGAATCGGTACGCGTGTCACAGTTTTCAATCCAGCATGGAGATCGACACAAGTCCGCCGGGGTGCCGATGCAGCCGACCAGCCATGTCGAGTTCGAGAAGAACGGAGTGAACGGCCGATATCGGCAGGCCGGTATGGCGGACGATATCGTCGATCTCGACCGGCGTCGGCCCGAGTGCTTCGACGATATGGTCGCGCTCGGCGTCATCGGGTGGCGCGGTGAGCGGCGTGCTCCTTTCCACGGGTGGCACTACGGCGCGCGGGCGAAAAAGGTCCGGCTCGGCGAGCGGCCGCAGCGCCTCAACGACATCGTCCGGCGTTGTAACGATCATCGCGCCATCTTTCAGCAAGCCGTTCGTCCCTTCGCAGCGCGGATCGAGCGGCGACCCGGGAACGGCGAAGACAAGTCGGCCAAATTCGCCAGCAAGTCGCGCGGTTATCAGCGAACCGGATCGCGTTGCCGCCTCGACGACCACGACACCCAGCGATATGCCTGCGATGAGGCGATTGCGGCGCGGGAAATCGCGTGCCCGAGGTTCCCAGCCGAACGGCATCTCGCTCACGGCAAGCCCGTCGCCGTCCCAGATATCGTTGAGCAGGCCGATATTCTCGGGTGGGTAGGGCTGGTCGAGCCCGCCGGCCATGGCGGCGATCGTGCCGGTCGCAAGACTGGCGCGGTGGGCGGCTGTATCAATGCCGCGTGCTAGGCCCGAGACCACGGCATAGCCGGCCTCGCCACAGAGGCGTGCGATCATGGCCGTGAATTTGACGCCGCTGATCGATGCATTTCGCGAGCCGACCATGCCGATGGCCGGACGCGTCGCTGTCGGCACATTGCCTTTGACAGCGAGGAGTGGGGGAGCGCCATCGATCTCGCGAAGGGCAGGGGGATAGTCCGGTTCGCCGATGCCGATGAAGCGTGCGCCAAAACGATGTGCCGCTTCCAGCTCCCGCAAAGCGTCCCGCTCGTCGGCGATGCGGATCGCGCGCGTCGAGCCGCCGCGCTGCGAAAGCTCCGGCAGAGCGGCCAGGGCCGCTTCGGCCGAACCATAGTGATTGATGAGATCGCGGAAGGTGGTGGGACCGACATTGTCGGAGCGTATGAGCCTGAGCCAGGCGATTCTTTGTCTTTCGGTCAGCGCAACTCCCGTCCGTCTTGCGCTGCCTGTGTCCATTATCCCTTTGCTCCGATCTTGCCTTCCGTTCCCGCAGTCAGCCGGGCGATATTTGCCCTATGCTTATACCAGGAGATGACGGTCATCAGCGCCATGACAGCGGCGATTTTGTCGACGCCCAATATCCACAATACAACCGGTATGACAAGAGTTGCAACCAGTGCGGAAAGCGAGGAATAGCGCGTGGTAAAAGCGATCGTCAGCCAGACGATGGCGAAAATCAAAGCCATCAGCGGCGCGACCCCAAGCAGGATGCCGAGATAGGTGGCGACGCCCTTGCCGCCCTTGAAGCCGATCCAAACCGGGAAAATGTGGCCGATGAAGGCGGCGAAGCCGGCGAGCACGCCGGCATCCTCTCCGAAGAAATGCACGGCGATCAGGACGGCGGCTGTGCCCTTGAAGGCATCGAGCAATAGGGTTGCGGCCGCAAGCCCCTTGTTACCGGTGCGCAGCACATTGGTTGCGCCGATATTGCCCGAGCCGATGTTGCGCACGTCGCCGAGGCCGGCCATGCGGGTCAGCAGCAAGCCGAAGGGGATGGAGCCGAGTAGATAGCCGATGACGAGGGCTGCCAGCGCGGTCTGCAGGGTAAGCTGCCAAGTCCAGAAATCAGCCATCGCGTCTTATTCTCCGTAAACCCTGGCGCTTGCCTCAGAGACTGTGAACCGGCTTGCCGGCGACATAGGTTGCAACCGCCCGGCCGCTCATTCTCGCATCCTCGAAGGGCGTATTCTTCGAGCGCGACAAAAGCATGTCTTTTGCGACAAGCCAAGGCTCGTCGAGATCGACGAGAGCGATATCCGCTTTGGCGCCCGGCTTCAGCGTGCCGGCGGGGAGCCC
The Rhizobium sp. 11515TR DNA segment above includes these coding regions:
- the plsY gene encoding glycerol-3-phosphate 1-O-acyltransferase PlsY, giving the protein MADFWTWQLTLQTALAALVIGYLLGSIPFGLLLTRMAGLGDVRNIGSGNIGATNVLRTGNKGLAAATLLLDAFKGTAAVLIAVHFFGEDAGVLAGFAAFIGHIFPVWIGFKGGKGVATYLGILLGVAPLMALIFAIVWLTIAFTTRYSSLSALVATLVIPVVLWILGVDKIAAVMALMTVISWYKHRANIARLTAGTEGKIGAKG
- the dprA gene encoding DNA-processing protein DprA, coding for MDTGSARRTGVALTERQRIAWLRLIRSDNVGPTTFRDLINHYGSAEAALAALPELSQRGGSTRAIRIADERDALRELEAAHRFGARFIGIGEPDYPPALREIDGAPPLLAVKGNVPTATRPAIGMVGSRNASISGVKFTAMIARLCGEAGYAVVSGLARGIDTAAHRASLATGTIAAMAGGLDQPYPPENIGLLNDIWDGDGLAVSEMPFGWEPRARDFPRRNRLIAGISLGVVVVEAATRSGSLITARLAGEFGRLVFAVPGSPLDPRCEGTNGLLKDGAMIVTTPDDVVEALRPLAEPDLFRPRAVVPPVERSTPLTAPPDDAERDHIVEALGPTPVEIDDIVRHTGLPISAVHSVLLELDMAGRLHRHPGGLVSISMLD
- the topA gene encoding type I DNA topoisomerase, with translation MNVVVVESPAKAKTINKYLGPGYKVLASFGHVRDLPAKDGSVLPDQDFEMLWEVDGASQKRIKDIADALKTSDGLILATDPDREGEAISWHVLDVLNKKRVINGKPVKRVVFNAITKKAVLDAMAEPRDIDVPLVDAYLARRALDYLVGFNLSPVLWRKLPGARSAGRVQSVALRLVCDRESEIERFISEEYWNLSAILKTPRGDEFEARLVSADGKRLQPRAIGNGEEAGRLKALLEGASYIVDTVEAKPVKRNPSPPFTTSTLQQAASSKLGFSASRTMQVAQKLYEGVDIGGETVGLITYMRTDGVQMAPEAIDAARHAIANQFGDRYLPEKARFYSTKAKNAQEAHEAIRPTDFDRVPDRIRKFLDDDQLKLYDLIWKRGIASQMASAEIERTTVEILADNAGKKAGLRAVGSVIRFDGFIAAYTDQKEDGEQSDDSDEGGRLPEINARENLAKQKINSTQHFTEPPPRYSEASLIKKMEELGIGRPSTYAATLATLRDRDYVTIDKRKLVPQAKGRLVTAFLESFFTKYVEYDFTADLEEKLDRISAGELNWKDVLRDFWRDFFAQIEDTKELRVTNVLDALNDALAPLVFPKREDGSDPRVCQVCGTGNLSLKLGKYGAFVGCSNYPECNYTRQLSSEGGAEAESNGLNEPKALGADPVTGEELTLRSGRFGPYIQRGDGKDAKRASLPRGWKPEDIDYEKAMALISLPRDIGKHPETGKMISSGIGRYGPFLLHDGSYANLESVEDVFTVGLNRAVTVLAEKQNKAGGKARGGTPAALKELGEHPDGGGAITVRDGKYGPYVNWGKVNATLPKGTDPQAITVEEALALIAAKAGRSGGATKKAPAKAKTAAAGAKATKTTAKPKAAAKKPAAKTAAKKKSAE
- the rnr gene encoding ribonuclease R — protein: MSREPRGRISSSERRPGKSGRATKRGENAEPMMAIIHGELPPREVILRFIADHPQQASKRELAKAFGLKGESRVALKELLRELEEEGMVQKSRKSLIRPGALPPIAVLDITTRDKDGMLIGRPAEWAEENGVAPAVLIKQSSSPAGRNGKGKAPVAGMGDRILAKIFSAVDRGGPAYTARIIKVIDKRQGASMGVFRETPGGGGRLMPIERRGEEMVIDPDYTGGAKDGDLVEVEVARLGRFGLQRAKVLSVIGSVASEKAISMIAIHAHGIPHVFPAPVIAEADAAKPATMSHREDWRSLPLITIDPADAKDHDDAVYAEMDPSPDNPDGVIVTVAIADVSWYVRPNSPLDREALKRGNSVYFPDRVVPMLPERISNDLCSLKEGVDRPALAVRMIFSKEGRKAGHTFHRVMMKSAAKLSYQQAQAAIDGRPDDKTGPMLEPILKPLWHAYEILKKGRDRRQPLELDMPERKILLKPDGTVDRVFVPPRLDAHKLIEEMMIQANVAAAETLEKRKQVLIYRIHDGPTLAKQEVLREFLATLGISLAKGGNVRANSFNGILAKAEGTAHQTMVNEMVLRSQSQAIYSPDNIGHFGLNLMKYAHFTSPIRRYADLIVHRALVGSLGLGEGGITPDEEASLDDISAEISTFERRAMAAERETVDRLIAHHLAGRVGAEFEARVGGVTKSGLFVTLPDYGADGFIPISTLGTDYFIYDEAHQALTGERTGLGYRLGDDVTVRLAEAVPLAGALRFEMLSDGKPMPTAVRSFHKATRRNKSQVRRAPGTRPPRGRR